One window from the genome of Dyadobacter sp. CECT 9275 encodes:
- a CDS encoding MFS transporter, with product MERLEKIWKWLNVKHEERELVFLLIAYSFFMGGATAIFYTVVASSFLVSFDRSVLPNVYIVGGVFLYALGMSVGRLQKVVPYDRLAEYMLAFLVITILLMLGVYHLTGSIWVFYVLFIWNRVFVLVNGVTFWAVVAKLFNMQQSKRLSGLINSGDVISSVIAYLAIPIAIHLIGTEALLVVTVGFLMVCGAIIRRIHNRYIVKGENEEVQVEEIKPIRTDQQLNPSYYRNIFLLALLPVFALFYVEYIFFTESRLIFPDKQLLASFLGLFFGICAIFELLIKTFLYNYIVRKYGLTAGILILPVSLVFGFGLAAVYGLTYDTAAIFFACIALSRFFMSAIRKAISDPVYQVLYQPIHSSIRLQIQGRIEGRAKSIGGLAAGIILMIFTYWVKLDVLWLSLIFLFTALVWTVIAFNGQVSYRQVIRDKIFPDKKNKTITSGITKYLPSVKTYDELIALAVSSKDSDRLEAATGLGSSLRFLSFRYLIPLMQDPKPQVREAAIHAAGEMKRPELWPYLFEQLDFDRYSSIAASALEKSGAPLIKQIEKFFLSGTESKLRQIRLLNIVEGIGGEEAIRFLRRNIFNPDRFIREKVVDSLRNLGYMCTLSEQTYLVQELDDHLRTLAWLLAAQEDLSAEYDYDSQLIINIEREKKRIVLKAFTILEVVFSPKFKVITLLNDDEEDDVRDYLIEICGLMLPEDVKNKLLPVLESDNPGEMLESFQEIYPQDTLSVEERLKDVVNKDYTRISRWTKSVAIKELKQYDATSTTPILVANAMSSSKVISETSFYVLRIVNYERFSSLYKVIENQKDTFHKKIMEPLDWLSSEEDLLICKLRRLRTMPQLQDLSNEDLQRILLNSRYFKVEQDDVIDLRKSCSGENVSMLVTYGKLAFSKNIEVNEGQIWNVTEHVSLGVVLIPNVIQDTEFYILESYILDDLGIEMSGKELVLSQQ from the coding sequence ATGGAGAGGCTGGAAAAGATATGGAAATGGCTTAATGTAAAGCACGAAGAACGGGAACTCGTTTTTCTGCTCATTGCCTACTCGTTTTTTATGGGTGGTGCAACGGCTATTTTCTATACAGTGGTTGCCTCCTCATTTCTGGTCAGCTTTGATCGCAGTGTACTCCCCAACGTATACATAGTCGGCGGGGTTTTCCTGTATGCACTGGGGATGTCCGTGGGCAGATTGCAAAAAGTGGTTCCTTACGACCGCCTCGCTGAGTACATGCTGGCTTTCCTGGTAATTACCATTCTGCTGATGCTGGGGGTGTATCACCTCACGGGCAGTATCTGGGTATTTTATGTGCTTTTTATCTGGAACCGTGTTTTTGTACTGGTAAACGGGGTGACTTTCTGGGCGGTTGTTGCAAAGTTGTTCAATATGCAGCAGTCTAAGAGGCTTTCGGGGCTTATCAACAGCGGCGACGTAATTTCTTCGGTGATAGCTTACCTGGCCATTCCAATCGCCATTCACCTGATCGGCACGGAAGCATTGCTTGTTGTAACCGTTGGTTTTCTGATGGTATGCGGAGCCATTATCCGCAGGATACATAACCGGTATATTGTCAAAGGAGAAAATGAAGAAGTTCAGGTGGAAGAGATAAAGCCTATCAGAACCGATCAGCAGCTCAATCCTTCCTATTACCGGAATATATTTCTGCTAGCACTGCTGCCGGTTTTTGCCTTATTTTATGTAGAATATATCTTCTTTACGGAATCGAGGCTTATCTTTCCCGACAAACAGTTACTGGCCAGTTTCCTTGGTTTGTTTTTTGGGATATGTGCCATTTTCGAGCTACTGATCAAGACATTCCTTTACAATTATATTGTACGGAAGTACGGTCTTACGGCTGGTATCCTGATACTCCCCGTCAGTCTGGTCTTTGGTTTTGGGCTGGCAGCTGTTTATGGGCTAACGTATGACACCGCTGCCATATTCTTTGCCTGTATAGCTCTGTCGCGGTTTTTCATGAGTGCCATCCGGAAAGCCATCAGTGACCCGGTGTATCAGGTTTTGTATCAGCCCATTCATTCTTCCATCAGGCTGCAGATTCAGGGCAGGATAGAAGGCCGTGCCAAATCCATAGGTGGATTGGCGGCCGGAATCATTCTGATGATATTTACCTACTGGGTGAAGCTGGACGTCCTCTGGCTCTCCCTGATATTTTTGTTTACGGCACTGGTGTGGACCGTAATTGCTTTTAATGGTCAGGTATCGTACCGGCAGGTGATCCGGGATAAGATTTTTCCGGATAAAAAAAACAAGACTATTACGTCGGGTATTACCAAGTATTTGCCCAGTGTAAAAACATACGATGAGCTGATCGCGCTGGCTGTGTCGTCAAAGGATTCGGATCGGTTAGAAGCCGCTACCGGCTTGGGCAGCTCACTCAGGTTTTTGTCTTTCAGGTATCTCATCCCGCTGATGCAGGATCCCAAACCTCAGGTGCGGGAAGCGGCCATCCACGCTGCCGGTGAAATGAAGCGGCCTGAATTGTGGCCATATCTCTTTGAACAGCTTGATTTTGACAGGTATTCGTCAATAGCGGCCAGCGCATTGGAAAAATCAGGAGCACCTCTCATCAAACAGATCGAAAAATTTTTCCTGAGTGGTACGGAAAGTAAGCTCAGGCAGATACGGCTGCTGAACATTGTTGAAGGGATCGGAGGAGAGGAGGCCATCCGCTTTCTGCGCAGAAACATATTTAATCCCGACCGTTTTATCCGTGAAAAAGTGGTCGACAGTTTGCGGAATCTTGGCTATATGTGTACCCTATCGGAGCAGACTTATCTGGTACAGGAGCTTGACGACCACCTCCGTACCCTGGCCTGGCTGTTGGCAGCTCAGGAGGATTTGTCGGCGGAGTATGACTACGATAGCCAGCTGATTATTAACATAGAAAGGGAGAAAAAGAGGATCGTGCTGAAAGCGTTCACCATTCTCGAAGTCGTTTTCAGTCCTAAATTTAAAGTCATCACATTGCTGAATGATGATGAAGAGGATGATGTAAGGGACTATCTGATCGAGATCTGCGGCCTGATGCTGCCGGAGGATGTGAAGAACAAGCTTCTGCCCGTTCTGGAAAGTGATAACCCAGGAGAGATGCTCGAAAGTTTTCAGGAGATATATCCGCAGGATACACTTTCCGTAGAGGAGCGTCTGAAAGATGTGGTGAACAAAGATTACACCCGGATATCCAGGTGGACCAAATCTGTTGCTATTAAGGAACTTAAGCAATATGACGCTACCAGCACCACTCCCATTCTGGTTGCCAATGCAATGTCGTCGTCCAAAGTAATATCCGAAACATCATTTTATGTGCTCAGGATAGTGAACTATGAACGCTTTAGTTCTTTATATAAAGTAATTGAGAACCAGAAGGATACTTTTCACAAAAAAATAATGGAGCCGCTCGACTGGCTCTCAAGTGAAGAAGATTTGTTGATCTGCAAATTACGAAGGTTGAGAACCATGCCGCAGCTGCAAGACTTGTCCAATGAGGACCTCCAGCGGATTTTGCTCAACTCCAGGTACTTTAAAGTGGAACAGGATGATGTCATTGATCTGAGAAAATCTTGTTCGGGAGAAAATGTGTCGATGCTTGTTACCTATGGCAAACTGGCTTTCTCTAAGAATATTGAGGTAAATGAAGGGCAGATCTGGAATGTGACAGAGCATGTGAGCCTGGGCGTGGTGCTGATACCCAATGTAATACAGGACACTGAATTTTATATTCTTGAATCCTATATTCTTGACGACCTGGGCATCGAAATGTCAGGAAAAGAACTGGTTCTGAGCCAGCAATAA
- a CDS encoding GNAT family N-acetyltransferase, which yields MIKTFKNPSGIKNGEMDQRIIINNQEFLLTKLDHPERIDEMGALRVQAWKEENGISKSFFANATWIDDDDVRAHHWIITLDGMIVAAARMSFHDCYATVPHSDLFDEAELGAHNTPPFASLNRLVVAPEHRGKGFSGLLDNARIAFAKESGIKVIIAQPIASRIEPLEKLGFSYIGKIRPLYQMPDRQIYFMIMELR from the coding sequence ATGATCAAGACTTTTAAAAACCCTTCGGGAATCAAGAATGGAGAAATGGATCAACGTATTATTATTAACAATCAGGAGTTCTTACTCACAAAATTAGATCATCCTGAAAGGATTGATGAAATGGGCGCTTTGCGCGTGCAGGCCTGGAAAGAAGAAAACGGTATCAGCAAATCGTTCTTTGCAAATGCTACCTGGATTGACGACGACGATGTGAGAGCGCATCACTGGATTATTACGCTGGACGGAATGATTGTGGCGGCTGCCCGCATGAGCTTCCATGATTGTTATGCCACGGTACCCCACTCCGATCTTTTCGATGAAGCTGAGCTTGGCGCTCACAACACGCCTCCTTTTGCATCTTTGAACCGCCTGGTGGTAGCGCCTGAACATAGAGGTAAGGGGTTTTCAGGTTTACTGGACAACGCCAGGATTGCTTTTGCGAAGGAAAGTGGTATCAAGGTCATCATTGCGCAACCCATCGCCTCCCGTATCGAACCACTGGAAAAGTTGGGTTTCAGTTACATAGGTAAAATCAGGCCATTGTATCAGATGCCCGACAGGCAAATTTATTTTATGATAATGGAACTCAGGTAA
- a CDS encoding TonB-dependent receptor plug domain-containing protein — MKNTGKSRGWMFFVLGSLLTFFYVPAFSQNDCDPAVIIPEADRRYRSGNFDEVFEILTPCLKTRFSVNNQVQAYRIIAQTYLAMDSLPQAAKAVRSLLSANQNYEPEFSTLPQFKDLVAQQKDLMDRIIQITSVSKKAENLLQVPATVTILTHSDIVKRGYKDLTQMLSDLPGFDVIRGNGPSYVTFYQRGYRSTSNDRTILLVDGVEENDLNSDNIPISRQYSLSDIDRVEVIYGPASTMYGANAFMGVINVITKKHMEKDMPEGKKIAVSGTGQLKYGSLNTKILDGALTVRSKDVAVTLSTRWFKSDEMDLSKYSSLNFDSRTVADYPNQQNVTGATNAQNYINTNKLTTLFPNSSLYQIQTDANGAATGISLTDAGKQKAAELDNQYLFDAEINGQKVGYNDVSKNNMFRVKIEFKDFTISLMNWKTDEGATPWYTNKSRIVTEDLSRWVANNKAFSFTYNKFLGEKVQIVNLTSYRLHELKGATNLPTYRGYYNGSYGIIDLLNQRKPTYSVPYWYRVSNQLRNEFRVLWTPLPKMDINSGVEIRNSIIQANYITAGVEDADEFGRPDSTLAGGDNFRVFDLGIFSQGTYNWTESLKMVLASRLDYNQIRTHGGYGFVFNPRLSLVYSKGKFVFKGIYAEAFKDASYLQKYATTRERLLNNPNLQPERVKNLEGSVYVKLSKSLSFNVAGYIANYNNAVGLATAVTPNNVTTTQFQALGKQRIIGLQAEGKYNIKKLDVWGNFTYSNPRDLSKVEGEKVPVSDIARYSANLGAIYEVVKNLSISVTNNYISKRKSGAGTSGSSNPITSFAPVYLLNSAITYQNIWNKFSLQLQVSNLLNKEYFVPGIRAAEGVTSASRYPQERRVFSFGILIDTN; from the coding sequence ATGAAAAATACAGGAAAAAGCAGGGGCTGGATGTTCTTCGTATTAGGCTCTTTACTTACCTTTTTTTATGTTCCGGCATTTAGCCAAAACGATTGTGATCCGGCGGTAATCATACCGGAGGCTGACCGCAGGTATCGGTCAGGTAATTTTGATGAGGTATTCGAAATACTCACCCCTTGCCTTAAAACAAGGTTTTCGGTGAATAACCAGGTGCAGGCTTACCGAATTATTGCCCAGACTTACCTTGCCATGGATTCCCTTCCGCAGGCTGCAAAGGCGGTAAGAAGTCTGCTGTCGGCCAACCAGAATTACGAACCCGAATTTTCGACTCTTCCTCAGTTTAAAGATCTGGTAGCGCAGCAAAAGGATCTCATGGACCGTATCATTCAAATCACATCGGTATCTAAAAAGGCTGAAAACCTGTTGCAGGTTCCTGCAACGGTGACCATTCTGACCCATAGCGACATCGTTAAAAGAGGATACAAGGATTTAACCCAAATGCTGAGCGACTTGCCGGGATTTGACGTGATCAGGGGAAACGGACCTTCCTATGTTACCTTTTACCAGCGCGGATACCGGTCTACTTCCAACGACAGGACGATCCTGCTGGTGGACGGAGTGGAAGAAAATGACCTTAACTCAGATAACATCCCGATTTCCCGCCAGTACTCGCTTTCGGATATTGACCGTGTGGAGGTGATCTATGGTCCGGCTTCCACCATGTATGGTGCTAATGCCTTCATGGGGGTTATTAACGTCATTACTAAAAAGCATATGGAAAAGGATATGCCGGAGGGTAAAAAGATAGCGGTTTCTGGAACGGGCCAGCTGAAATACGGTTCGCTGAATACCAAAATCCTGGATGGCGCGCTGACGGTCCGGTCTAAAGACGTGGCGGTCACCTTATCCACCCGCTGGTTTAAGTCAGATGAAATGGATCTTTCAAAATACAGCTCCCTGAACTTTGACTCGAGAACCGTGGCCGATTATCCCAACCAGCAGAACGTTACGGGGGCAACCAACGCGCAAAATTATATCAACACCAACAAGCTTACCACCTTGTTTCCCAACAGCAGCCTGTATCAGATCCAAACCGATGCCAATGGTGCCGCAACAGGTATCAGCCTCACCGATGCCGGAAAACAAAAGGCTGCGGAGCTGGACAACCAGTATCTTTTTGACGCTGAGATCAATGGCCAGAAGGTGGGATATAATGATGTGTCCAAAAATAACATGTTTCGGGTAAAGATAGAATTCAAGGATTTTACGATTTCTCTCATGAACTGGAAAACCGACGAGGGAGCCACGCCCTGGTATACCAATAAGTCAAGAATTGTGACCGAGGATCTTTCCCGCTGGGTCGCCAATAACAAGGCCTTCTCGTTTACCTACAATAAATTTCTGGGTGAAAAGGTGCAGATCGTGAATCTGACATCCTACCGCCTCCATGAGCTGAAAGGTGCTACCAATCTGCCCACGTACCGGGGGTATTACAACGGAAGCTATGGGATTATCGATCTGCTTAACCAGCGAAAACCAACTTATTCGGTACCTTACTGGTACAGGGTTTCCAATCAGCTTCGCAACGAATTCAGGGTACTGTGGACGCCGCTCCCTAAAATGGATATCAACAGCGGTGTGGAGATCAGGAACAGTATTATCCAGGCCAATTACATCACGGCTGGGGTAGAAGATGCAGATGAATTTGGCCGTCCCGATTCAACACTCGCAGGCGGAGATAATTTCCGGGTGTTCGACCTCGGTATTTTCAGCCAGGGAACTTACAACTGGACGGAAAGCCTTAAAATGGTACTGGCGTCGAGGCTCGATTACAACCAGATTCGTACGCACGGAGGTTATGGATTTGTATTCAATCCCCGGCTCAGCCTTGTTTATTCCAAAGGGAAGTTTGTTTTTAAAGGTATTTATGCGGAGGCGTTCAAGGATGCATCCTACCTGCAGAAATATGCCACCACCCGTGAGAGGTTACTCAATAATCCCAATTTACAGCCTGAGCGCGTGAAAAACCTGGAGGGAAGCGTATATGTGAAGCTCTCAAAAAGTTTGTCTTTTAACGTTGCTGGGTATATAGCCAATTACAATAATGCGGTAGGACTTGCTACTGCGGTCACGCCCAATAATGTAACCACCACACAGTTCCAGGCACTTGGCAAACAGCGGATTATCGGTTTGCAGGCGGAGGGGAAATATAATATTAAAAAACTGGATGTTTGGGGTAATTTTACCTATTCCAACCCGCGCGATCTCAGTAAGGTGGAAGGAGAAAAGGTTCCGGTGAGTGACATTGCCCGGTACTCTGCCAATCTTGGTGCTATTTACGAGGTTGTCAAAAACCTTTCGATCAGTGTTACCAATAATTACATAAGCAAGAGAAAGTCGGGTGCGGGAACTTCCGGCAGCAGCAATCCTATAACCAGTTTTGCACCAGTATACCTTCTGAATTCGGCGATAACCTATCAAAACATCTGGAACAAGTTTAGTCTGCAACTTCAGGTATCCAACTTACTGAACAAGGAATATTTTGTACCCGGCATCAGGGCGGCCGAGGGGGTTACCTCTGCCTCCCGTTATCCTCAGGAAAGAAGAGTTTTTTCCTTCGGAATCCTCATCGATACAAATTAG
- a CDS encoding nSTAND1 domain-containing NTPase yields MVDTTTFSNPFPGLRSYEYEDHSLFFGRDSHITELKNKLLDGRFLALIGSSGSGKSSLIKAGLIPSLERSGEDLERWAVMVFRPGASPVRNFVAAMKAYLRREDHSWESKDLAAVERDIIANPEYIFELFSVVKDKNILLVIDQFEEIFRYDFSKSFDFKRNTENPAFINLLLSLINQRNMPVHAVITMRSDYLDHCTEFKGLTEAINKGYYLLPKMNQEEIMEVITRPVETLGATIAPDVVSMLQRKIVDNPDFLPILQHVLMRMWERWKTTKSLATPISLVEYEAVGTMDNSITVHAEEIFTQKLDEKRRQGAEKLFKTLIVLGANDTPALHPTTLREIVKITGIPDYLLIDVVLVFRENGVSFLTPRPGIKIEPESIIDVSVEKILTLWSRCRLWIEQELESAKLYKQLSYSAFLYQDGRTGLWVNPELQMGLKWLKENEPTLEWAQRYDPYFERALNFLDYSKKQYDLEVRQKEDRQKRELRKARTFATILGASSLISLLFLIVALVLRTQAQQSEKNAQEKANQALEQRGRAEDQTKEAISQQKIAEQQGVIAMLQRVLTDRQREKAELAEKDALLQKAQADIAKGIAERQKLKADTATILANQAAASALAARNDAIVQKNEANKARTEAEISRNDAFRQRAKAVARFIAIQSFQMPATEELASLLALRAYQFNVNNGGEAENPDVFNALSKAAGAKSTYIGHNDIVRIITETKDNANILATAGDDGVVNLWNYLVPGSRATPLRYPKQTFKSIRSLTFMPNNNTLFVGTSNGQIIRWDKPSMGSLPTKTLIAHDGMVLRLHVRMDPAGPRLISISSVGQIRIWDISDNRMQVLHNIDLGIDVVASAISPDLKFIYLGSGAGKIVGLELDKLTGKAKEYDFNRLRGRLSALAISPDGKKIYMGTSSGTLYFTGIKDNSEIVINGLSGIQGGHTSGITKIAFTPDGSRMATSCYDWKIRIWNNTEDLSKQQPVVLNDFDNWVMDVRFSNDGKKLFACGADKTVRIWDINSRALFDEISKKVNRDLTSEEWDKYIGKDIPHDKLSITVR; encoded by the coding sequence ATGGTCGATACAACTACATTTTCTAATCCCTTTCCGGGCCTGAGGAGCTATGAGTACGAAGACCATTCTTTATTTTTTGGTAGAGATTCGCACATCACAGAGCTGAAAAACAAGCTGCTGGATGGACGGTTTCTGGCATTGATAGGGTCTTCCGGAAGTGGGAAGTCATCACTAATTAAAGCAGGGTTGATACCCTCTCTGGAGCGAAGCGGGGAGGATTTAGAGCGGTGGGCTGTGATGGTTTTCCGGCCAGGAGCAAGTCCTGTCCGGAATTTTGTTGCGGCCATGAAGGCTTATCTGAGAAGAGAAGATCATAGCTGGGAATCAAAAGACCTGGCTGCTGTGGAAAGGGATATTATAGCCAATCCCGAGTACATTTTTGAGCTTTTTTCAGTGGTGAAGGACAAAAATATACTTTTGGTAATAGACCAGTTTGAAGAAATATTCAGATATGATTTTTCGAAAAGCTTTGATTTTAAACGTAATACAGAGAATCCTGCCTTTATCAATTTGCTGCTGAGCCTGATCAACCAGCGCAACATGCCGGTTCATGCGGTGATCACGATGCGGTCCGACTACCTCGATCACTGCACCGAGTTTAAAGGACTCACCGAGGCCATCAACAAAGGATACTACCTGCTTCCCAAAATGAACCAGGAGGAAATCATGGAGGTGATCACCAGGCCTGTTGAAACCCTTGGTGCCACTATTGCCCCGGATGTGGTGAGTATGCTGCAGCGGAAAATTGTGGACAACCCCGATTTCTTACCCATTCTTCAGCATGTCCTGATGCGGATGTGGGAGCGGTGGAAAACGACTAAATCATTGGCCACACCCATCAGTCTGGTGGAATATGAGGCGGTGGGTACCATGGATAACTCCATTACAGTACATGCTGAGGAAATATTCACACAAAAGCTTGATGAAAAAAGAAGGCAGGGAGCCGAGAAATTATTCAAAACATTAATTGTTCTGGGGGCCAATGATACCCCGGCGCTTCATCCGACAACATTAAGAGAAATTGTAAAAATTACCGGTATCCCGGATTATTTGCTGATTGACGTGGTACTCGTTTTCCGTGAAAACGGCGTATCCTTTCTCACACCGAGGCCGGGCATTAAGATTGAACCTGAATCCATCATTGATGTATCTGTTGAAAAGATACTAACGCTGTGGAGCCGTTGCCGTTTGTGGATTGAGCAGGAATTGGAATCGGCAAAACTTTACAAACAATTAAGCTATTCGGCCTTTCTGTATCAGGATGGCCGTACCGGTTTATGGGTCAACCCCGAGCTTCAGATGGGCCTTAAATGGCTTAAGGAAAATGAACCTACCCTGGAGTGGGCGCAACGTTATGACCCTTATTTTGAAAGAGCACTTAATTTCCTTGACTATAGCAAAAAACAATACGACCTAGAAGTAAGGCAGAAGGAGGACCGCCAGAAAAGAGAACTCAGGAAAGCACGTACCTTTGCTACCATCCTGGGAGCCAGTTCTTTAATTTCGCTGCTGTTTCTGATTGTGGCACTGGTGCTGCGGACACAGGCACAGCAGAGTGAAAAAAATGCCCAGGAAAAAGCCAACCAGGCTCTTGAGCAAAGAGGACGGGCGGAAGACCAGACTAAAGAAGCAATTTCTCAGCAGAAGATAGCGGAGCAGCAGGGTGTGATTGCTATGCTCCAGAGGGTACTAACGGACAGGCAACGGGAAAAGGCAGAGCTGGCTGAAAAGGATGCGCTGCTTCAGAAAGCACAGGCTGACATTGCCAAAGGAATTGCGGAAAGGCAGAAACTTAAGGCAGACACGGCAACTATACTGGCCAACCAGGCGGCTGCATCTGCACTTGCGGCCAGGAATGACGCCATTGTTCAAAAAAATGAGGCTAACAAGGCACGTACTGAGGCTGAAATTTCGCGAAACGATGCTTTCAGGCAGCGTGCAAAAGCGGTAGCACGTTTTATCGCAATCCAGTCGTTTCAGATGCCTGCCACCGAGGAACTCGCCTCACTGCTGGCGTTACGCGCTTATCAGTTTAATGTAAATAATGGGGGAGAAGCCGAGAATCCCGATGTGTTTAACGCACTTTCCAAAGCAGCGGGTGCCAAGTCTACCTACATCGGACACAATGACATTGTCCGTATTATAACCGAGACAAAGGATAATGCCAATATTCTAGCTACTGCAGGGGACGACGGTGTTGTTAATTTATGGAATTATCTGGTGCCGGGGTCCAGGGCAACTCCGTTACGATACCCAAAACAAACCTTCAAGAGTATCAGGTCTCTGACGTTCATGCCCAATAACAATACGTTGTTTGTAGGTACTTCCAATGGGCAGATTATTCGCTGGGATAAACCTTCCATGGGAAGCTTGCCCACCAAAACGCTGATTGCGCATGACGGTATGGTGCTGCGGCTGCACGTAAGAATGGACCCGGCGGGTCCGAGGCTGATATCCATAAGCTCTGTGGGACAGATCAGGATTTGGGATATTTCCGACAACCGTATGCAGGTGCTGCATAACATTGATCTGGGAATTGATGTGGTGGCGTCAGCGATTTCACCCGATCTTAAATTTATCTACCTGGGGTCAGGAGCAGGGAAAATTGTAGGCCTTGAACTGGATAAACTTACAGGAAAAGCAAAAGAATATGACTTCAACCGGCTCCGTGGAAGGCTTTCAGCGCTGGCTATCTCACCGGACGGCAAAAAGATTTACATGGGTACAAGCTCTGGTACCCTCTATTTTACGGGGATAAAGGATAACTCCGAAATTGTAATAAACGGGCTTTCCGGGATTCAGGGAGGCCATACATCGGGTATCACCAAAATCGCTTTTACCCCCGATGGCAGCCGGATGGCCACTTCTTGTTACGACTGGAAGATCAGGATATGGAATAATACGGAAGACCTTTCCAAACAGCAGCCTGTGGTACTGAACGACTTTGATAACTGGGTCATGGACGTTCGGTTCAGTAACGATGGAAAAAAATTGTTTGCCTGCGGGGCGGATAAAACAGTGCGGATATGGGATATTAATTCCAGGGCATTGTTTGATGAGATCTCTAAAAAAGTGAATCGTGACCTGACCAGCGAGGAGTGGGACAAATACATAGGAAAGGATATTCCTCATGATAAATTATCAATAACAGTACGATGA
- a CDS encoding ATP-binding protein — protein sequence METRSYPGEVDSLDPLRDYIGELAEKAGLAKKATYSLKLAIDEIATNIILYGYQRAGIKADYLLHSEITDEALTVILEDEAPQFDPLSRELPDMDDLSRPLEEREIGGLGIYLTVNGVDEFSYEYVNGKNRNIFKMKRA from the coding sequence ATGGAAACAAGAAGTTATCCCGGGGAGGTCGATTCTTTGGATCCTCTTCGGGATTACATCGGTGAGTTGGCTGAAAAGGCAGGCCTGGCAAAGAAAGCTACGTACAGTCTGAAGCTGGCTATTGATGAAATCGCGACGAATATAATTTTATATGGGTATCAGCGGGCCGGTATCAAAGCCGACTATCTCCTGCACAGTGAGATCACCGATGAAGCGCTGACGGTGATTCTGGAAGACGAGGCTCCTCAGTTTGATCCTTTATCCAGAGAACTTCCGGACATGGACGACTTATCCCGTCCGCTGGAAGAAAGGGAAATCGGAGGGTTAGGTATTTACCTGACTGTCAACGGGGTTGACGAATTCTCTTACGAGTATGTGAATGGAAAGAACCGGAATATTTTTAAAATGAAAAGAGCATAA
- a CDS encoding STAS domain-containing protein produces MAFTIDSVISSPLATLTLTGELDSLSARVFQTEIEKIANQSIDTLVLDMENLNFMSSAGLRVLIFSKQKIGPQLSIYIVKPQELIVDTLEKTGLHHSVTIVDQYPA; encoded by the coding sequence ATGGCTTTTACAATTGATTCAGTTATCAGCAGTCCGCTTGCCACCCTTACCTTAACGGGGGAGTTGGATTCATTATCAGCACGGGTTTTTCAGACAGAAATTGAAAAAATAGCAAACCAGTCAATCGATACTTTGGTACTTGACATGGAGAACCTTAACTTTATGTCTTCAGCCGGACTACGGGTACTTATTTTTTCAAAGCAAAAAATTGGTCCGCAACTTTCGATCTATATCGTTAAGCCGCAGGAACTGATTGTGGATACACTGGAAAAAACCGGTCTTCACCACAGTGTTACCATAGTTGATCAGTATCCAGCTTAA